A genome region from Streptomyces sp. S4.7 includes the following:
- a CDS encoding DUF349 domain-containing protein — protein MSSDPWGRVDETGTVYVRTAEGEQVVGSWQAGSPEEALAYFERKYEGLVVEIGLLERRVKTTDLSAKDAQSAIDHLRAQVDEHHAVGDLAALRTRLDGLVATVEARREERKVQKAKQTDAARESKQALVAEAEELAVSDQWRSAGERLRALVDTWKSLPRLDRKSDDELWHRFSHARSAFSKRRKAHFASLDAQREEARKAKEKLVTEAESLSGSTDWGGTAARYRELMTEWKAAGRAQREAEDDLWNRFRGTQDVFFAARGEVFAERDAEQSENLKLKEELATEAERLLPVTDLKAARAAFRALNERWEAIGHVPRDARPRVEGRMQTVERALQESEENEWRRTNPEARARAAGLTGQLQAAVDKLRTQIDAARASGNNARADKLAKELEGRQALLDQALKGLQEFGG, from the coding sequence GTGAGCAGCGACCCGTGGGGCCGAGTCGACGAGACAGGCACCGTGTACGTGCGCACGGCCGAGGGCGAGCAGGTCGTCGGATCGTGGCAGGCAGGCTCTCCCGAGGAGGCACTGGCCTACTTCGAGCGCAAGTACGAGGGCCTGGTGGTCGAGATCGGCCTTCTCGAACGGCGGGTGAAGACCACCGATCTCTCGGCCAAGGACGCGCAGTCCGCCATCGATCACCTGCGCGCGCAGGTGGACGAGCATCACGCGGTCGGGGATCTCGCCGCGCTGCGTACGCGTCTCGACGGGCTTGTCGCCACGGTCGAGGCGCGCCGTGAGGAGCGCAAGGTCCAGAAGGCCAAGCAGACGGACGCCGCGCGTGAGTCGAAGCAGGCGCTGGTCGCGGAGGCCGAGGAGCTGGCGGTGAGCGACCAGTGGCGCTCCGCGGGTGAGCGGCTGCGCGCGCTGGTGGACACCTGGAAGAGCCTGCCGCGGCTCGACCGGAAGTCCGACGACGAGCTGTGGCACCGCTTCTCGCACGCGCGCTCGGCGTTCTCCAAGCGCCGCAAGGCGCACTTCGCCTCGCTCGACGCGCAGCGCGAGGAGGCCCGCAAGGCCAAGGAGAAGCTGGTCACCGAGGCCGAGTCGCTGTCGGGCTCCACGGACTGGGGCGGGACGGCGGCCCGGTACCGCGAGCTGATGACGGAGTGGAAGGCCGCGGGCCGCGCGCAGCGCGAGGCCGAGGACGATCTGTGGAACCGCTTCCGCGGTACCCAGGACGTCTTCTTCGCCGCCCGCGGCGAGGTCTTCGCCGAGCGTGACGCGGAGCAGAGCGAGAATCTGAAACTCAAGGAGGAGCTGGCGACCGAGGCCGAGCGGCTGCTCCCGGTGACGGACCTGAAGGCGGCCCGTGCCGCGTTCCGGGCGCTCAACGAGCGCTGGGAGGCGATCGGGCACGTGCCGCGCGACGCCAGGCCCCGCGTCGAGGGCCGGATGCAGACCGTCGAGCGGGCGCTTCAGGAGTCCGAGGAGAACGAGTGGCGCCGTACGAACCCGGAGGCGCGTGCGCGTGCCGCGGGTCTGACGGGGCAGCTCCAGGCGGCCGTCGACAAGCTGCGTACGCAGATCGACGCGGCGCGCGCCTCGGGCAACAACGCCAGGGCCGACAAGCTGGCGAAGGAGCTCGAAGGCCGGCAGGCGCTGCTCGACCAGGCGCTGAAGGGTCTTCAGGAGTTCGGCGGCTGA
- a CDS encoding bifunctional (p)ppGpp synthetase/guanosine-3',5'-bis(diphosphate) 3'-pyrophosphohydrolase, which yields MPDEAQPLAAAQPDPHADQGTAAPAAPQKPADAAGTAARTPAERNGSGRNGSAPARNGSKPLDPAAGGAPAPGPAPEPTPGSSPAKSRLPVPVTAPKPTPAAPSRSGGSSNRVRARLARLGVQRSSPYNPVLEPLLRTVRGNDPKIETAVLRQIERAYQVAERWHRGQKRKSGDPYITHPLAVTTILAELGMDPATLMAGLLHDTVEDTEYGLDTLRKDFGDQVALLVDGVTKLDKVKFGEAAQAETVRKMVVAMAKDPRVLVIKLADRLHNMRTMRYLKREKQEKKARETLEIYAPLAHRLGMNTIKWELEDLAFAILYPKMYDEIVRLVAERAPKRDEYLAIVTDEVQSDLRAARIKATVTGRPKHYYSVYQKMIVRGRDFAEIYDLVGIRVLVDTVRDCYAALGTVHARWNPVPGRFKDYIAMPKFNMYQSLHTTVIGPSGKPVELQIRTFDMHRRAEYGIAAHWKYKQEAVAGASKVRTDVPRHAGKGGAGQDTVNDMAWLRQLLDWQKETEDPSEFLESLRFDLSRNEVFVFTPKGDVIALPAGATPVDFAYAVHTEVGHRTIGARVNGRLVPLESTLDNGDLVEVFTSKASGAGPSRDWLGFVKSPRARNKIRAWFSKERRDEAIEHGKDAIAKAMRKQNLPIQRILTGDSLVTLAHEMRYPDISSLYAAIGEGHVAAQGVVQKLVQALGGEEAANEDIAESAPPSRGRSKRRSSSDPGVVVKGVEDVWVKLARCCTPVPGDPIIGFVTRGSGVSVHRADCVNVDSLSQQPERILEVEWAPTQSSVFLVAIQVEALDRSRLLSDVTRVLSDQHVNILSAAVQTSRDRVATSRFTFEMGDPKHLGHVLKAVRGVEGVYDVYRVTSARRP from the coding sequence TTGCCAGACGAGGCCCAGCCACTCGCCGCCGCCCAGCCCGATCCGCACGCAGACCAGGGCACCGCGGCGCCTGCCGCGCCGCAGAAGCCGGCGGACGCGGCGGGGACGGCTGCGCGCACGCCCGCCGAGCGGAACGGATCCGGACGCAACGGATCCGCCCCGGCGCGGAACGGCTCGAAGCCCCTGGACCCGGCGGCCGGCGGGGCACCGGCGCCCGGTCCCGCCCCGGAGCCCACCCCCGGCTCCTCGCCCGCCAAGAGCCGGCTCCCGGTCCCCGTCACCGCCCCCAAGCCCACCCCCGCCGCCCCCTCGCGCTCCGGTGGGTCCTCCAACCGCGTACGCGCCCGGCTGGCCCGTCTCGGCGTCCAGCGCTCGTCGCCGTACAACCCGGTCCTCGAACCGCTGCTGCGGACCGTACGCGGCAACGACCCCAAGATCGAGACCGCCGTGCTCCGCCAGATCGAGCGCGCCTACCAGGTCGCCGAACGCTGGCACCGCGGCCAGAAGCGCAAGAGCGGCGACCCCTACATCACCCACCCCCTCGCCGTGACGACGATCCTCGCCGAGCTCGGCATGGACCCGGCCACGCTGATGGCGGGGCTGTTGCACGACACCGTCGAGGACACCGAGTACGGCCTGGACACACTCCGCAAGGACTTCGGCGACCAGGTCGCGCTCCTGGTCGACGGTGTCACCAAGCTCGACAAGGTCAAGTTCGGCGAGGCCGCCCAGGCCGAGACCGTGCGCAAGATGGTCGTCGCCATGGCCAAGGACCCGCGCGTCCTGGTCATCAAGCTCGCCGACCGGCTGCACAACATGCGCACCATGCGCTATCTCAAGCGGGAGAAGCAGGAGAAGAAGGCCCGCGAGACGCTGGAGATCTACGCCCCGCTGGCCCACCGCCTGGGCATGAACACCATCAAGTGGGAGCTGGAGGACCTCGCCTTCGCGATCCTCTACCCCAAGATGTACGACGAGATCGTCCGGCTCGTCGCCGAGCGGGCGCCCAAGCGCGACGAGTACCTCGCCATAGTGACCGACGAGGTCCAGTCCGATCTGCGCGCCGCCCGCATCAAGGCGACCGTCACCGGCAGGCCCAAGCACTACTACAGCGTCTACCAGAAGATGATCGTGCGGGGCCGGGACTTCGCCGAGATCTACGACCTGGTGGGCATCCGGGTCCTCGTCGACACGGTCCGCGACTGCTACGCGGCGCTCGGCACCGTCCACGCCCGGTGGAATCCGGTGCCGGGGCGGTTCAAGGACTACATCGCGATGCCCAAGTTCAACATGTACCAGTCGCTGCACACGACGGTCATCGGACCCAGCGGCAAGCCCGTCGAGCTCCAGATCCGTACGTTCGACATGCACCGCCGCGCCGAGTACGGCATCGCCGCGCACTGGAAGTACAAGCAGGAAGCCGTCGCCGGGGCGTCCAAGGTCCGCACCGACGTGCCCAGACACGCCGGCAAGGGCGGCGCGGGCCAGGACACCGTCAACGACATGGCGTGGCTGCGCCAGCTGCTCGACTGGCAGAAGGAGACCGAGGACCCCAGCGAGTTCCTGGAGTCCCTGCGCTTCGACCTGTCGCGCAACGAGGTCTTCGTCTTCACGCCCAAGGGCGACGTCATAGCGCTGCCGGCCGGGGCCACCCCCGTCGACTTCGCCTACGCCGTCCACACGGAGGTCGGCCACCGCACCATAGGAGCACGGGTCAACGGGCGGCTCGTGCCCCTCGAATCGACCCTCGACAACGGCGATCTCGTCGAGGTCTTCACCTCCAAGGCGTCGGGCGCCGGACCCTCCAGGGACTGGCTGGGCTTCGTCAAGTCGCCACGGGCCAGGAACAAGATCCGCGCGTGGTTCTCCAAGGAGCGCCGCGACGAGGCGATCGAACACGGCAAGGACGCCATCGCCAAGGCGATGCGCAAGCAGAACCTGCCGATCCAGCGGATCCTCACCGGCGACTCGCTCGTCACGCTCGCGCACGAGATGCGCTACCCCGACATCTCGTCCCTGTACGCGGCGATCGGCGAGGGTCATGTCGCCGCGCAGGGTGTCGTACAGAAGCTCGTGCAGGCGCTCGGCGGCGAGGAGGCCGCCAACGAGGACATCGCCGAGAGCGCACCGCCCTCGCGCGGACGCTCCAAGCGCCGCTCCAGCAGCGACCCCGGTGTGGTCGTCAAGGGCGTCGAGGACGTGTGGGTGAAGCTCGCCCGCTGCTGTACACCCGTCCCGGGTGATCCGATCATCGGCTTCGTCACGCGGGGCAGCGGCGTCTCCGTACACCGCGCGGACTGCGTCAACGTCGACTCGCTGTCGCAGCAGCCGGAGCGGATCCTCGAAGTCGAATGGGCGCCCACCCAGTCGTCCGTCTTCCTCGTCGCCATCCAGGTCGAGGCCCTGGACCGGTCCCGGTTGCTGTCCGACGTCACACGCGTCCTGTCCGACCAGCACGTCAACATCCTGTCGGCGGCCGTCCAGACCTCCCGCGACCGGGTCGCCACCTCGCGCTTCACCTTCGAGATGGGCGACCCGAAGCACCTGGGGCACGTACTGAAGGCGGTACGGGGCGTGGAGGGCGTGTACGACGTCTACCGGGTCACCTCGGCCCGCAGACCGTAG
- a CDS encoding adenine phosphoribosyltransferase, which translates to MTDDSTRELLLSRIREVPDYPKPGVMFKDITPLLADPKAFAALTDALAELSVRHGATKIVGLEARGFILAAPVSVRAGIGFIPIRKVGKLPGATLSQTYDLEYGSAEVEVHAEDLQEGDRVIVIDDVLATGGTAGASVELVRRAGAEVVAVAVLLELGFLGGRDRLEPLLLGAPLEALIKV; encoded by the coding sequence ATGACCGACGACAGCACGAGGGAGTTGCTCCTCAGCCGGATCCGTGAGGTGCCCGACTATCCGAAGCCGGGTGTGATGTTCAAGGACATCACACCGCTGCTCGCGGATCCGAAGGCGTTCGCGGCGCTGACCGACGCGCTCGCGGAGCTCTCGGTGCGGCACGGTGCCACGAAGATCGTCGGCCTGGAGGCGCGCGGTTTCATCCTGGCCGCGCCGGTCTCGGTGCGTGCCGGCATCGGCTTCATCCCCATCCGCAAGGTGGGGAAGCTGCCCGGTGCGACGCTGTCGCAGACGTATGACCTGGAGTACGGCAGCGCCGAGGTGGAGGTCCACGCGGAGGACCTCCAGGAGGGCGACCGCGTCATCGTCATCGACGACGTGCTCGCCACCGGCGGCACCGCCGGGGCCTCGGTCGAACTCGTGCGCCGGGCCGGCGCCGAGGTGGTGGCCGTGGCCGTCCTGCTGGAACTGGGCTTCCTGGGCGGCAGGGACCGTCTGGAGCCGCTTCTGCTCGGCGCTCCGCTGGAGGCACTGATCAAGGTCTGA
- the secF gene encoding protein translocase subunit SecF: MSRLGDLGARLYRGEVGYDFVGKRKFWYALSILITIAAIAGLAVRGLNMGIEFKGGAVFNTPKTSISVAAAQDHAEEASGHDAIVQKLGNGGLRIQVTELNTAQADKVQAQLAQDLDIPQEKINADLVGPSWGKQIANKAWTGLGIFMILVVIYLAIAFEWRMAVAALIALIHDLTITVGVYALVGFEVTPGTVIGLLTILGYSLYDTVVVFDSLKEGSKDITKQTRFTYSEVANRSINSTLVRSINTTVVALLPVAGLLFIGGGVLGAGMLNDISLSLFVGLAAGAYSSIFIATPLVADLKEREPSIRALKKRVLAKRKAAAAKGEAPDYSDEGPGEPRGSEPDDGEPAERDIPPAAAVAGPRSHGGRGRGRPSGKRR, encoded by the coding sequence ATGTCGCGACTCGGCGATCTCGGCGCCCGGCTCTACCGCGGCGAAGTCGGTTACGACTTCGTCGGGAAGCGCAAGTTCTGGTACGCGCTCTCGATCCTCATCACCATCGCGGCCATCGCGGGCCTGGCGGTGCGGGGGCTCAACATGGGCATCGAGTTCAAGGGCGGTGCCGTCTTCAACACCCCGAAGACGAGCATCTCCGTGGCGGCGGCGCAGGACCACGCGGAAGAGGCCTCCGGCCACGACGCGATCGTCCAGAAGCTCGGCAACGGCGGACTGCGCATCCAGGTCACCGAGCTGAACACCGCGCAGGCCGACAAGGTCCAGGCCCAGCTCGCGCAGGACCTGGACATCCCCCAGGAGAAGATCAACGCCGACCTGGTCGGTCCGAGCTGGGGCAAGCAGATCGCCAACAAGGCGTGGACGGGTCTCGGGATCTTCATGATCCTGGTGGTGATCTATCTCGCGATCGCCTTCGAATGGAGAATGGCGGTCGCCGCGCTGATCGCCCTGATCCACGACCTCACGATCACGGTCGGTGTGTACGCGCTGGTCGGCTTCGAGGTCACCCCGGGTACGGTGATCGGTCTGCTGACCATTCTCGGTTACTCGCTCTACGACACGGTGGTGGTCTTCGACAGCCTCAAGGAGGGGTCGAAGGACATCACCAAGCAGACGCGCTTCACCTACAGCGAGGTCGCCAACCGCAGCATCAACTCCACCCTGGTGCGTTCCATCAACACCACCGTGGTCGCGCTGCTGCCGGTCGCCGGTCTGCTGTTCATCGGTGGCGGTGTCCTCGGCGCCGGCATGCTGAACGACATCTCGCTGTCGCTGTTCGTCGGTCTCGCCGCCGGTGCGTACTCGTCGATCTTCATCGCCACTCCGCTGGTCGCCGACCTCAAGGAGCGCGAGCCGTCGATAAGGGCACTGAAGAAGCGCGTCCTCGCCAAGCGCAAGGCCGCCGCGGCCAAGGGCGAGGCGCCCGACTACTCGGACGAGGGTCCGGGCGAGCCGAGGGGCTCGGAGCCGGACGACGGTGAGCCCGCGGAGCGGGACATCCCGCCCGCCGCCGCCGTCGCGGGTCCCCGCAGCCACGGCGGCCGTGGCCGCGGCCGTCCGTCCGGGAAGCGTCGATGA
- the secD gene encoding protein translocase subunit SecD, producing MAAPQKGRRQTGAPGKPGRTLILFLIAMIALVGGMFGAGELTPRLGIDLAGGTTITLKAKSSPGQANAVNETNMNTAVGIIERRVNGLGVQEAEVQTQGSDNIIVNIPKGTNSQQAREQVGTTAQLYFRPVLTLGPGDPSTQQPPPDASPAPSADSSKSPSPSGSDKDGDKPDKESADPPAAEAPSASETTQGRALTEDLKADATPTPSGSDKPEPSASPSASEPATPPADPATEKLQADFAALDCTNEKARGALGDNAKSGQPTLACGENDGVWEKYILGPAEVGGKDVDDANATINQQTGQWIVQMDFTGGGSKKFQAITSKLSQQQAPQNQFAIVLDGEVVSAPSVRQTLSANAEISGNFTQESAQDLGNILSYGALPLTFREETVTTVTAALGGEQLHAGLIAGAIGLALVIIYLVLYYRGLALIAIVSLLASAVMTYAIMTLLGPGIGFALNLPAVCGAIVAIGITADSFIVYFERIRDEIREGRTLRPAVERAWPRARRTILVSDFVSFLAAAVLFTVTVGKVQGFAFTLGLTTLLDVVVVFFFTKPIMTLVARTKFFSSGGSWSGLDPKRLGAKPPLRRSPRRLSAPIDPKEA from the coding sequence GTGGCAGCACCTCAGAAGGGCCGAAGGCAGACGGGGGCCCCGGGAAAGCCGGGGCGCACCCTGATTCTGTTCCTGATCGCGATGATCGCCCTCGTCGGAGGGATGTTCGGGGCCGGTGAGCTCACACCGCGCCTCGGCATCGACCTCGCCGGTGGTACGACCATCACGCTCAAGGCCAAGAGCTCGCCGGGCCAGGCGAACGCGGTCAACGAGACCAACATGAACACCGCGGTCGGCATCATCGAGCGTCGTGTGAACGGTCTCGGCGTTCAGGAGGCCGAGGTTCAGACCCAGGGATCCGACAACATCATTGTCAACATCCCCAAGGGCACGAACTCCCAGCAGGCTCGTGAGCAGGTCGGCACCACCGCTCAGCTGTACTTCCGGCCGGTCCTGACCCTCGGCCCCGGTGACCCCTCCACGCAGCAGCCGCCGCCGGACGCGAGCCCGGCCCCGAGCGCCGATTCGTCGAAGAGCCCCAGCCCCTCGGGCAGCGACAAGGACGGCGACAAGCCGGACAAGGAGTCGGCGGACCCGCCGGCGGCCGAGGCTCCCAGCGCCTCGGAGACCACCCAGGGCCGCGCCCTGACGGAGGACCTGAAGGCCGACGCGACGCCCACGCCGTCCGGCTCCGACAAGCCCGAACCCTCCGCCAGCCCGTCGGCGAGCGAGCCCGCGACGCCGCCCGCCGACCCCGCGACGGAGAAGCTCCAGGCCGATTTCGCCGCGCTCGACTGCACGAACGAGAAGGCCAGGGGCGCCCTCGGGGACAACGCGAAGTCGGGCCAGCCGACGCTCGCCTGCGGTGAGAACGACGGAGTCTGGGAGAAGTACATCCTCGGCCCCGCCGAGGTGGGCGGCAAGGACGTCGACGACGCCAACGCCACCATCAACCAGCAGACCGGCCAGTGGATCGTCCAGATGGACTTCACGGGCGGTGGCTCGAAGAAGTTCCAGGCCATCACCAGCAAGCTCTCGCAGCAGCAGGCCCCGCAGAACCAGTTCGCCATCGTCCTCGACGGTGAGGTCGTCTCGGCGCCCTCGGTGCGCCAGACGCTGAGCGCCAACGCCGAGATCTCCGGCAACTTCACCCAGGAGTCCGCGCAGGACCTGGGCAACATCCTGTCGTACGGCGCGCTGCCCCTGACCTTCCGTGAGGAGACCGTCACCACGGTCACCGCCGCGCTCGGCGGTGAGCAGCTGCACGCCGGTCTGATCGCCGGTGCCATCGGTCTCGCGCTGGTGATCATCTACCTGGTGCTCTACTACCGGGGTCTGGCGCTGATCGCGATCGTCAGCCTGCTGGCCTCGGCGGTCATGACGTACGCGATCATGACTCTGCTCGGGCCGGGTATCGGCTTCGCCCTCAACCTTCCCGCGGTGTGTGGTGCGATCGTTGCGATCGGCATCACGGCGGACTCGTTCATCGTGTACTTCGAACGAATCCGTGACGAGATCAGAGAGGGCCGTACGCTCCGGCCCGCCGTCGAACGGGCATGGCCGAGGGCCCGGCGCACGATCCTGGTCTCCGACTTCGTGTCGTTCCTCGCCGCGGCCGTGCTGTTCACCGTGACCGTCGGCAAGGTGCAGGGCTTCGCGTTCACGCTCGGCCTGACCACGCTGCTCGACGTCGTCGTCGTGTTCTTCTTCACGAAGCCGATCATGACGCTGGTCGCCCGCACGAAGTTCTTCTCCAGCGGTGGTTCGTGGTCCGGTCTCGATCCGAAGCGCCTCGGGGCCAAACCGCCGTTGCGCCGCAGTCCCCGCCGTCTCAGCGCCCCCATCGACCCGAAGGAGGCGTGA
- the yajC gene encoding preprotein translocase subunit YajC — translation MSLVTLLPFIVLIGAMFLMTRSAKKKQQAAAQMRDEMQPGTGVRTIGGMYATVKEVHDDTVLLEVAPAVHAVYAKNSIGAVLTDAEYNRIVHGDEEELEDDAPVVPDDASSLTEEDDAPKLDLGKKDGPDAAAADVEAPKADADAEKAESTKDGKADGESGAK, via the coding sequence GTGAGTCTCGTGACCCTTCTCCCCTTCATCGTGCTCATCGGGGCCATGTTCCTGATGACCCGGTCCGCCAAGAAGAAGCAGCAGGCCGCCGCGCAGATGCGCGACGAGATGCAGCCCGGCACCGGTGTCCGGACGATCGGGGGCATGTACGCCACCGTCAAGGAAGTGCACGACGACACGGTCCTCCTTGAGGTCGCCCCGGCCGTCCACGCCGTGTACGCGAAGAACTCCATCGGCGCGGTCCTCACCGACGCGGAGTACAACCGCATCGTGCACGGCGACGAGGAGGAGCTGGAGGACGACGCTCCCGTCGTCCCCGACGACGCGTCCTCGCTGACCGAGGAGGACGACGCCCCGAAGCTCGACCTGGGCAAGAAGGACGGTCCTGACGCCGCCGCGGCCGACGTCGAGGCGCCCAAGGCCGACGCGGACGCCGAGAAGGCCGAGTCCACCAAGGACGGCAAGGCCGACGGCGAGAGCGGCGCGAAGTAG
- the ruvB gene encoding Holliday junction branch migration DNA helicase RuvB, producing the protein MNWDDSRSGTPGGPPADRTGGPDPADGAERLVGASADGEDQAVEAALRPKSLDEFVGQERVREQLDLVLKAALARGATADHVLLSGAPGLGKTSLSMIIAAEMGAPIRITSGPAIQHAGDLAAILSSLQEGEVLFLDEIHRMSRPAEEMLYMAMEDFRVDVIVGKGPGATAIPLELPPFTLVGATTRAGLLPPPLRDRFGFTAQMEFYEPVELERVIHRSAHLLDLEIDADGAAEIAGRSRGTPRIANRLLRRVRDYAQVKAEGWINRDIAAVALRVYEVDERGLDRLDRAVLQALLKLFGGGPVGLSTLAVAVGEERETVEEVAEPFLVREGLLARTPRGRVATPAAWAHLGLTPPLPGPGASGQPGLFGA; encoded by the coding sequence GTGAACTGGGACGACAGCCGCAGCGGGACGCCGGGCGGCCCCCCGGCGGACCGGACCGGCGGACCCGACCCGGCCGACGGCGCCGAACGGCTCGTCGGCGCGTCGGCCGACGGCGAGGACCAGGCGGTCGAGGCGGCCCTGCGGCCCAAGTCGCTGGACGAGTTCGTCGGGCAGGAGCGCGTACGCGAACAGCTCGACCTCGTCCTGAAGGCGGCCCTCGCCCGGGGCGCCACCGCCGACCACGTCCTGCTCTCCGGCGCCCCCGGCCTCGGCAAGACCAGCCTCTCCATGATCATCGCCGCCGAGATGGGCGCCCCCATCCGCATCACCTCGGGCCCCGCCATCCAGCACGCGGGCGACCTCGCCGCGATCCTCTCCTCCCTCCAGGAGGGCGAGGTCCTCTTCCTCGACGAGATCCACCGGATGTCCCGGCCCGCCGAGGAAATGCTCTACATGGCCATGGAGGACTTCCGCGTCGACGTCATCGTCGGCAAGGGCCCCGGCGCCACCGCCATCCCGCTGGAGCTCCCGCCGTTCACCCTCGTGGGCGCCACCACCAGGGCCGGACTGCTGCCGCCCCCGCTGCGCGACCGCTTCGGTTTCACCGCGCAGATGGAGTTCTACGAGCCCGTCGAGCTGGAACGGGTGATCCACCGCTCCGCGCACCTGCTCGACCTGGAGATCGACGCGGACGGGGCCGCCGAGATCGCCGGACGCTCACGGGGCACGCCCCGCATCGCCAACCGGTTGCTGCGCCGGGTCCGCGACTACGCGCAGGTCAAGGCCGAGGGCTGGATCAACCGCGACATCGCCGCGGTAGCCCTTCGGGTGTACGAGGTGGACGAACGGGGTCTCGACCGGCTGGACCGCGCCGTGCTCCAGGCCCTGCTCAAACTGTTCGGCGGGGGACCCGTCGGTCTGTCGACTCTCGCCGTCGCGGTCGGGGAGGAGCGCGAGACGGTCGAGGAGGTCGCCGAGCCCTTCCTCGTACGGGAGGGGCTGCTCGCCCGTACACCGCGCGGCCGGGTGGCGACCCCCGCGGCATGGGCCCACCTCGGGCTCACGCCACCCCTGCCGGGGCCGGGCGCAAGCGGACAACCGGGGCTGTTCGGGGCGTGA
- the ruvA gene encoding Holliday junction branch migration protein RuvA: MFAFVSGPVAALAPTTAVIEVGGVGMLVQCTPATLAGLRIGEEARIATSLVVREDSLTLYGFADDDERQTFELLQTASGVGPRLAQAMIAVHSPDTLRVAVATGDEKTLTAVPGIGKKGAQKLLLELKDRLGAPVGTPIGRQGVAAAPASWNDQLHSALIGLGYATREADEAVALVAPQAEAAIEAGEAPAVPRLLRAALQSLNRTR, translated from the coding sequence ATGTTCGCCTTCGTCAGCGGCCCGGTGGCCGCGCTCGCCCCGACCACCGCGGTGATCGAGGTCGGCGGTGTCGGCATGCTGGTCCAGTGCACGCCCGCCACCCTCGCCGGGCTGCGGATCGGCGAGGAGGCCAGGATCGCCACGTCGCTGGTCGTCCGGGAGGACTCGCTCACGCTGTACGGCTTCGCCGACGACGACGAGCGCCAGACGTTCGAGCTGCTCCAGACCGCGAGCGGCGTCGGTCCGCGGCTGGCCCAGGCGATGATCGCGGTGCACTCGCCCGACACGCTGCGCGTCGCCGTCGCCACGGGTGACGAGAAGACGCTGACCGCCGTCCCCGGCATCGGTAAGAAGGGGGCCCAGAAACTCCTGCTGGAGCTGAAGGACCGCCTCGGCGCGCCTGTCGGCACGCCCATCGGCAGACAGGGCGTCGCCGCCGCCCCCGCGTCCTGGAACGATCAGCTCCACTCGGCACTGATCGGCCTCGGGTACGCGACGAGGGAGGCCGACGAGGCGGTCGCGCTGGTCGCGCCCCAGGCGGAGGCGGCGATCGAGGCGGGCGAGGCCCCCGCCGTACCGCGACTCCTGCGCGCCGCCCTCCAGTCGCTCAACCGGACCCGCTGA
- the ruvC gene encoding crossover junction endodeoxyribonuclease RuvC, translating to MRVLGVDPGLTRCGVGVVEGVAGRPLTMLGVGVVRTSADADLGSRLVDIERGVEAWLEEHRPELVAVERVFSQHNVRTVMGTAQASAVAMLCAARRGIPVALHTPSEVKAAVTGSGRADKAQVGAMVTRLLRLDAPPRPADAADALALAICHIWRAPAVNRLQQAHAAAKASRPSGNVPVRKVSRCSPSSAARWPRSPRPPR from the coding sequence ATGCGGGTACTGGGCGTGGACCCCGGGCTGACACGGTGCGGTGTCGGTGTCGTCGAGGGCGTCGCGGGGCGCCCGCTGACGATGCTCGGCGTCGGAGTCGTGCGGACGTCCGCCGACGCGGACCTCGGATCGCGGCTGGTCGACATCGAGCGTGGCGTGGAAGCCTGGCTGGAGGAGCACCGGCCCGAACTGGTCGCCGTGGAGCGGGTGTTCAGCCAGCACAACGTCCGCACCGTGATGGGGACGGCCCAGGCCAGCGCCGTCGCCATGCTCTGCGCCGCACGCCGCGGCATCCCCGTCGCCCTGCACACACCCAGCGAGGTCAAGGCCGCCGTCACGGGCAGCGGGCGCGCCGACAAGGCCCAGGTCGGTGCCATGGTGACCCGGCTGCTGCGGCTGGACGCCCCGCCCAGACCGGCCGACGCGGCCGATGCCCTGGCCCTCGCCATCTGTCACATCTGGCGCGCCCCCGCGGTCAACCGCCTCCAGCAGGCGCACGCCGCGGCCAAGGCGTCCCGCCCCTCAGGCAACGTACCCGTACGGAAGGTCTCCCGATGTTCGCCTTCGTCAGCGGCCCGGTGGCCGCGCTCGCCCCGACCACCGCGGTGA